A portion of the Micromonospora tarapacensis genome contains these proteins:
- a CDS encoding non-ribosomal peptide synthetase, with translation MLIDLGGHLGSAWRAIAVSHADRPALRYKGRTTTYSEVDEASRAVAAALVTPLGETTGPMPLVAVVLEASVEFVCTVLGVVRSGAVYLPLDVDMPDDYLLDVLRQAQPAVVVTTPDRAAPLGTCGALVVTYDALASTDRSEPADASPSADDPAYVIYTSGSTGRSKGVVVSHRALLNSTGARTLAYGIPERVPLVHSVAFDLASGVLWWTLLSGGTLVVADSRLRDVGATLALVHGDHITHLVYAASLYAPFLQRAATAPPTGLVAVMIGSERWSEVLIDRHAELLPSTSLYNEYGPTEACVWSSYAHVYDGQTGRRAPLTLGRPIINTGYLVLDDAGNPVRSGGRGELCITGSNLALGYLHQPELTAQRFVQIDGQRAYRTGDLVEVTDSGECVFLGRIDRQVKVGGNRVEAGHVETVLMSHPGVVQAYVRAATVGRGVVLVAYLVAEPGGGDREGWDTAGLDAYLSERLPAYMKPSAYVVVDELPRTPSGKVDESRLPEPAAPAGDSVAEVASPLEESLAVEVADILGRSAVGVVTPLTQVGANSLAFVQIAAGISSRYGVEVPISALFEDPTVRAIAAHIQVAVPGSRPPLVAAPQCHGPAPLSAQQQQIWVLHQFAPRSLAYNAQCSLRLTGPLDVPALEAALSYIVARHEILRTTFHDGPDGPVQVIHEPWPVRVDVVDLAHVGEALGAAAMAAEVDRQIQRRFDVGTLPLVRWHLYRLSPTSFSLLQVEHHFVHDGWSAVLWLREIRDVYRAAVEGRQPDLASLPVQYRDYARWYQEWTTTEDFAEQGRFWQRTLDGCSPQGMTFQPAHPRPQRRTFRGGCLRAEIPVATVAGVDALCARNRVSRFAVFLTAFASLVWRHTGEDDMVIGSALSNRRLPNTAPMMGMFVNALPLRLSIAGDRTVSQVVADTMQTILQAQDHQEFPLVEIVRRLGLPRDASRNPLFSLMFAFHDSPRPRFEVGDLRGELVIEHNGSAKNDLNVVCVPHPPEAGSGLSHDGVQVLWEYDEELFDRATAQALLTNFSHVLDVLIEGWDERVDALDLLGRDQAATILRAGTGPQVAVAHPTLHGGADASIAQRPDATAVVQGDRQVTYQDLDQLSAHLEQQLAQHGVGAGAIVAIAVPRSPELVASCLAVLRRGGVYLCLDDQQPPARVDLLVADAQPVALVCTAATAADLRRLDVPLIVADRPDAEHVAAPVRPQVEPVSAAYLVYTSGSTGTPKAVLATHSNAAAAIQARTALVGAQAPRTLVTLPPIFDVATSVIFWTLTLGGTVVFPPAEDETRDPDALRHLVEQHAVTHLNVVPSFYQHLVGGPDGWGRSLRLVAVGGEPCPLDLVIGHATHLPHAVLLNEYGPTETTVFSSAARLYDPQTQSTVSRVSVGRPVANASLFVLDPQRRLAPIGAAGELHIGGAGVAAGYHQRPGLTLDRFVIAEGWPLAGTRLYRTGDRARLNQRGEFEILGRLDEQVKLRGYRIELGEVRRCLTRHPQVDDVFVLLQQPGDGPGRLLAYVASDQPADHLVTQLRGWVTDRLPSYMVPASYTVLPALPRTSTGKIDPSRLPAPREHAESAPPGRTATERESRLITLVRDVLGTSASPGDDFFALGGDSLQAIRLANRARTHGMHLTAAQVLQARTVEAMAALMVDTTTGATAVRRPPGTVIGLTPIQGWFFAQRFANPHHFNQARLFQIAPDTPQPTLLEALVWTIARHDAFRTRFRRDGHTWLAFLEDNPVRIEQRVLSGPAEQVLPQELNELQRSLNIEDGPLFRIVVFSRPGSPQRWLYLVAHHLIIDAVSWNILGEDIESACRRLALGEPLPDQPAPGLPELSPPSAPSDTELGYWRGLLDQPKPTFGIGRLAKPAPVGHLRHTARKLTPHATRHLLHDVPRLYSSTTESILLAALAQALAPLSDRPGLYTFVEGHGRDGDPPADGVVGWLTNLYPILLSPPQGDRLLDWAAAFGQQLAQVPVGGATFGRARYLEPDSSLGTLVSKLDLPKVTVNYLGQTATVDGRAVLRSSPLDTSQAISPSNVLPTPLHVTFTVDRGTLQARFSYDEGVWADAIESVADRFVASLEHTARAVPLTDRWHEATADPHWLVHPVGGAVDWYAPLARALAPKQSCYGLPYDRDDNAPDIPMLAAAYLDRIRSVQPAGPYRLTGWSFGAVIAYEIARRLEQDGQSTRLTLLDPVVPFDRAGDPAALVAQVSTLAPHLDHATLVTAVDTTRNLPPLARAQVLAEQLGLTGPEPEHALAQQRLDIIVRNHAALTAWQPEGSVQNLLLILSAETAARQMEDLAGWQNLARTCVGVEVVPGDHQTMLTGPGLKEIEEHLRAPLQDPHGEGR, from the coding sequence TGGTCAGCCACCGTGCGCTGCTGAACTCGACCGGGGCACGGACGCTGGCCTACGGGATCCCGGAGCGGGTGCCGCTGGTGCACTCCGTAGCGTTCGACCTGGCGTCCGGGGTGCTGTGGTGGACGCTGCTGTCGGGGGGCACGCTGGTGGTCGCCGACTCGCGGCTGCGCGACGTCGGCGCCACGCTGGCCTTGGTACACGGCGACCACATCACGCATCTGGTCTACGCGGCGTCGCTGTATGCCCCGTTCTTGCAGCGCGCCGCCACTGCTCCGCCGACCGGGCTGGTGGCGGTGATGATCGGCAGCGAGCGGTGGAGTGAGGTTCTGATCGACCGGCATGCCGAGTTGCTGCCTTCCACGTCCTTGTACAACGAGTACGGGCCGACCGAGGCGTGCGTGTGGTCGAGCTACGCGCATGTGTACGACGGGCAGACCGGCCGGCGTGCGCCGTTGACGCTCGGTCGGCCGATCATCAACACCGGCTACCTCGTGCTGGACGACGCCGGCAATCCGGTCCGCTCGGGCGGTCGGGGCGAGTTGTGCATCACCGGCTCGAACCTCGCCCTGGGCTACCTGCATCAGCCCGAGTTGACCGCGCAGCGGTTCGTTCAGATCGACGGGCAGCGGGCCTACCGAACCGGTGACCTGGTCGAGGTGACCGACAGCGGTGAGTGCGTGTTCCTGGGCCGCATCGACCGGCAGGTCAAGGTGGGTGGTAACCGCGTCGAGGCCGGGCACGTGGAAACGGTCTTGATGTCCCATCCCGGGGTTGTCCAGGCGTACGTGCGCGCCGCCACGGTTGGACGCGGAGTCGTCCTCGTGGCGTACCTGGTCGCCGAGCCGGGCGGCGGCGACCGCGAGGGGTGGGACACCGCCGGCCTGGACGCCTACCTGAGTGAGCGGCTGCCTGCCTACATGAAGCCGTCGGCGTACGTGGTCGTGGACGAGTTGCCGCGCACACCGTCCGGGAAGGTCGATGAGTCGCGCCTGCCGGAGCCGGCCGCGCCGGCCGGTGACTCGGTGGCTGAGGTGGCGAGCCCGTTGGAGGAGTCACTGGCCGTCGAGGTGGCCGACATCCTGGGCCGCTCCGCGGTCGGCGTGGTGACGCCGTTGACGCAGGTAGGTGCGAACTCGCTGGCGTTCGTCCAGATCGCGGCGGGGATCTCCAGTCGGTATGGCGTCGAGGTGCCGATCAGCGCGCTGTTCGAGGACCCCACAGTTCGGGCGATCGCGGCCCATATCCAGGTCGCGGTCCCCGGGAGTCGGCCACCGCTGGTCGCCGCGCCGCAATGCCACGGTCCGGCGCCCTTGAGCGCCCAGCAACAGCAGATCTGGGTGTTACACCAGTTCGCCCCGCGCAGCTTGGCCTACAACGCGCAGTGCTCGCTGAGGTTGACCGGCCCGTTGGACGTGCCGGCGCTGGAGGCGGCTCTGTCGTACATCGTGGCGCGGCACGAAATCCTGCGCACGACCTTCCACGACGGCCCGGACGGGCCGGTCCAGGTGATCCACGAGCCGTGGCCGGTCCGCGTCGATGTCGTCGACCTGGCCCACGTCGGTGAGGCGCTGGGCGCCGCGGCTATGGCTGCTGAGGTGGATCGGCAGATCCAGCGCCGGTTCGATGTCGGGACACTGCCGCTGGTGCGGTGGCACCTGTACCGGTTGTCGCCGACGTCGTTCAGCCTGTTGCAGGTCGAGCATCACTTCGTGCACGACGGCTGGTCGGCGGTGCTGTGGCTGCGGGAGATCCGGGACGTCTACCGCGCCGCTGTCGAGGGCAGGCAGCCCGACCTTGCGTCGCTGCCGGTGCAGTACCGGGACTACGCCCGCTGGTACCAGGAGTGGACCACGACGGAGGACTTCGCGGAGCAGGGCCGGTTCTGGCAGCGCACGCTCGACGGCTGCTCGCCTCAAGGCATGACGTTCCAACCGGCCCATCCCCGACCACAGCGGCGAACCTTCCGCGGCGGCTGCCTGCGTGCCGAGATACCCGTAGCGACTGTCGCCGGCGTGGATGCCCTCTGCGCGCGGAATCGGGTTAGCCGGTTCGCGGTGTTCTTGACCGCATTCGCGTCCCTCGTGTGGCGGCACACCGGCGAGGACGACATGGTGATCGGCTCGGCGCTGTCCAACCGGCGCCTGCCGAACACGGCACCGATGATGGGCATGTTCGTCAACGCGCTGCCACTGCGCCTGTCCATCGCCGGGGACCGGACCGTGTCGCAGGTGGTCGCGGACACGATGCAGACGATCTTGCAGGCGCAAGACCACCAGGAGTTCCCGCTGGTCGAGATCGTCCGGCGGCTGGGGCTGCCGCGGGATGCATCCCGCAATCCGCTGTTCTCGCTGATGTTCGCCTTCCACGACAGCCCCCGACCCCGGTTCGAGGTCGGCGACCTGCGCGGTGAACTCGTCATCGAGCACAACGGGTCGGCAAAGAATGATCTCAACGTCGTGTGTGTGCCGCATCCGCCCGAGGCCGGGTCCGGCCTGTCGCACGACGGGGTGCAGGTGCTGTGGGAGTACGACGAGGAGCTGTTCGATCGGGCCACCGCGCAGGCCCTGCTGACGAACTTCAGCCACGTTCTCGACGTGTTGATCGAGGGCTGGGACGAACGCGTTGACGCGCTGGACCTGCTCGGCCGCGATCAGGCCGCCACCATTCTGCGGGCCGGGACAGGCCCGCAGGTCGCGGTCGCGCACCCCACGCTGCACGGCGGCGCCGACGCGAGCATCGCCCAGCGACCCGACGCGACGGCCGTGGTGCAGGGCGACCGGCAGGTCACATACCAGGACCTCGACCAGCTCTCCGCGCACCTGGAGCAACAGCTCGCCCAGCATGGGGTGGGCGCGGGGGCGATCGTGGCGATCGCCGTACCGAGGTCGCCGGAGCTGGTCGCCTCGTGCCTGGCCGTCCTGCGCCGAGGCGGGGTGTACCTGTGCCTTGACGATCAACAGCCGCCCGCCCGCGTGGACCTGCTCGTCGCCGACGCCCAACCCGTCGCGCTGGTCTGCACGGCGGCCACGGCCGCCGATCTGCGGCGGCTCGACGTGCCTCTCATCGTGGCTGACCGGCCGGACGCCGAACACGTAGCGGCACCCGTCCGGCCGCAGGTCGAGCCCGTCTCGGCGGCGTACCTCGTCTACACCTCCGGCTCGACCGGCACCCCGAAAGCGGTCCTGGCCACCCACAGCAACGCCGCCGCCGCGATCCAGGCCCGCACGGCGCTCGTCGGCGCCCAGGCGCCGCGCACCCTGGTCACCCTGCCACCGATCTTCGACGTGGCCACCTCGGTAATCTTCTGGACCCTCACGCTCGGCGGCACGGTGGTGTTCCCGCCGGCCGAGGACGAAACCCGCGACCCCGACGCGCTACGGCACCTGGTCGAGCAGCACGCGGTCACCCACCTCAACGTGGTGCCCTCGTTCTACCAGCACCTCGTCGGCGGCCCCGACGGGTGGGGGAGGTCGCTGCGTCTCGTCGCGGTCGGCGGCGAGCCCTGCCCGCTGGACCTGGTAATCGGGCACGCCACCCACCTGCCACACGCGGTCCTGCTCAACGAGTACGGACCCACCGAAACCACCGTCTTCAGCTCTGCGGCGCGTCTGTATGACCCGCAGACGCAGTCGACCGTCAGCCGGGTCAGCGTCGGGCGCCCGGTCGCGAACGCGAGCCTGTTCGTGCTCGACCCGCAGCGCAGGCTCGCACCCATCGGCGCCGCTGGCGAGCTGCACATCGGCGGCGCTGGGGTGGCCGCCGGTTACCACCAGCGTCCCGGCCTGACGCTGGATCGGTTCGTGATCGCCGAGGGCTGGCCGCTCGCCGGGACGCGGCTGTACCGCACCGGGGACCGGGCCCGGCTGAACCAGCGCGGCGAGTTCGAGATCCTTGGTCGCCTGGACGAGCAGGTCAAGCTCCGCGGCTATCGCATCGAACTCGGGGAGGTACGCCGCTGCCTCACCCGACACCCTCAGGTCGACGACGTGTTCGTCCTCCTCCAGCAGCCCGGCGACGGGCCCGGCCGGCTGCTGGCCTACGTCGCCTCCGACCAGCCGGCCGACCACCTGGTGACACAGCTGCGTGGCTGGGTCACCGACCGGCTGCCGAGCTACATGGTGCCCGCCTCCTACACCGTGCTGCCCGCGCTTCCGCGTACCTCGACCGGCAAGATCGATCCGAGCCGGCTTCCCGCACCCCGCGAGCACGCCGAGTCGGCACCTCCCGGGCGGACAGCCACCGAACGGGAATCCCGGCTGATCACCCTCGTGCGCGACGTGCTCGGCACCTCGGCGAGCCCCGGCGACGACTTCTTCGCCCTCGGCGGCGACTCACTTCAGGCCATCCGTCTGGCCAACCGGGCCCGCACGCACGGCATGCACCTCACCGCGGCTCAGGTGCTCCAGGCCCGCACCGTCGAAGCCATGGCAGCGCTGATGGTCGACACGACGACGGGCGCGACGGCGGTACGCCGACCGCCGGGAACGGTGATCGGCCTCACCCCGATCCAAGGCTGGTTCTTCGCCCAGCGGTTCGCCAACCCGCACCACTTCAACCAGGCCAGGCTGTTTCAGATCGCTCCGGACACCCCACAGCCGACGCTGCTGGAGGCTCTGGTCTGGACCATCGCACGCCACGACGCCTTCCGCACCCGGTTCCGCCGCGACGGACACACCTGGCTGGCGTTCCTCGAAGACAACCCGGTACGGATCGAACAGCGGGTGCTGTCCGGTCCCGCCGAACAAGTCCTCCCGCAGGAACTCAACGAGCTGCAACGGTCCCTCAACATCGAGGACGGTCCGCTGTTCCGGATCGTGGTGTTCAGCAGGCCGGGCAGCCCGCAGCGATGGTTGTACCTGGTCGCACACCACCTGATCATCGACGCGGTGTCCTGGAACATCCTCGGCGAGGACATCGAATCGGCGTGCCGGCGGCTGGCCCTCGGCGAACCGCTGCCCGACCAGCCCGCACCGGGTCTCCCCGAGTTGTCCCCGCCGAGTGCGCCCAGCGATACGGAACTCGGCTACTGGCGGGGCCTGCTCGACCAGCCCAAGCCCACCTTCGGGATCGGTCGGCTCGCCAAGCCCGCACCGGTAGGACATCTGCGGCACACCGCCCGGAAGCTGACCCCGCACGCGACCCGTCACCTCCTCCACGACGTGCCGCGCCTGTACTCCTCTACCACCGAGTCGATCCTGCTCGCCGCGCTCGCCCAAGCGCTCGCGCCGCTATCAGATCGGCCAGGTCTGTACACCTTCGTCGAAGGGCACGGTCGAGACGGCGATCCCCCGGCCGATGGCGTCGTCGGCTGGCTCACCAACCTGTACCCGATCCTGCTGTCGCCGCCGCAGGGCGACCGCCTGCTCGACTGGGCCGCCGCGTTCGGCCAACAGTTGGCGCAGGTGCCCGTGGGCGGGGCCACGTTCGGGCGGGCCCGCTACCTCGAACCCGACAGCTCCTTGGGCACGCTGGTCAGCAAGCTCGACCTGCCGAAAGTCACCGTCAACTACCTCGGGCAGACGGCAACCGTCGACGGGCGCGCCGTGCTGCGTTCCTCCCCCCTCGATACGAGCCAGGCCATCAGTCCGAGCAACGTCCTGCCCACGCCGCTGCACGTCACCTTCACGGTCGATCGAGGAACGCTTCAGGCACGGTTCAGCTACGACGAGGGCGTGTGGGCCGACGCCATCGAATCCGTCGCCGACCGCTTCGTCGCCTCCCTCGAACACACCGCCCGAGCCGTACCGCTGACCGACCGGTGGCACGAGGCCACCGCCGACCCGCACTGGCTGGTACACCCCGTCGGCGGCGCCGTCGACTGGTACGCCCCGCTTGCCCGCGCGCTGGCGCCGAAGCAGAGCTGCTACGGCCTGCCGTATGACCGCGACGACAACGCCCCCGACATCCCCATGCTGGCGGCGGCATACCTCGACCGGATCCGCTCGGTGCAACCAGCCGGCCCATACCGGCTGACCGGATGGTCGTTCGGAGCCGTGATCGCCTACGAGATCGCCCGCCGACTGGAGCAGGATGGCCAGAGCACACGGCTGACGCTGTTGGACCCCGTCGTGCCGTTCGACCGCGCCGGCGACCCCGCCGCGCTGGTGGCGCAGGTGAGCACACTCGCCCCTCACCTCGACCACGCGACCCTGGTGACCGCCGTCGACACGACCAGGAATCTGCCGCCGCTGGCACGGGCTCAGGTGCTGGCCGAACAGCTCGGCCTGACCGGTCCGGAGCCGGAGCACGCGCTCGCCCAACAGCGGCTGGACATCATCGTGCGCAACCACGCCGCGCTGACCGCCTGGCAGCCGGAGGGATCAGTGCAGAACCTCCTGTTGATCCTGTCCGCCGAGACAGCTGCCCGCCAGATGGAGGACCTCGCCGGCTGGCAGAACCTGGCCAGGACGTGCGTCGGCGTCGAAGTCGTGCCCGGTGACCACCAGACGATGCTCACCGGCCCCGGACTCAAGGAAATCGAGGAGCACCTGCGCGCTCCGTTGCAGGATCCGCACGGCGAGGGGCGGTAG